The following DNA comes from Maylandia zebra isolate NMK-2024a linkage group LG6, Mzebra_GT3a, whole genome shotgun sequence.
TAAAGCTGCACAAATAGCTCACCTTACATGACACTAACAGGGTAGATGGGTATCATCTGCGCTATCGTCTAATCTGGGCTGACATTGGGTCCACATACTCAGGAAATTCAAAAAGTTCCAAAAATTCAAAAATTCTTCTTTTATGGCATCAGACTAAGTGATGCATTTGAGATGTTTGTAAAGATTGTGGGTCTTTATTTAACTATTAACAAGTTAAAGTAACGGAACAATTTATCTGATTCTTACCAATTCGTTAATTATTGAAATAAATTCACATCAATGGCAACTGCTGACATATTACACTGTCATTATTCCTTATTTATTCAAACAAAATCCAGAAACAATATCTGAAAAGCTAAGTACACCAATAGTAAAAAGAGCAATAAGTTATTCAACAAATTCAGAGTTCCATTTTTCTCCAAACACTGTGCACTATGAGCAAACACATCccctttggtttcatctgtctaaAAGATTTTGTTACataagtcttgtggtttgtgaGTTAATgttttgaaacttttttttcacagatttgtactcaaatgtattttttttcagggagatggtgggttgcaaagtgggtTACATGTGTAAGTTGGCTCAGCTGATACCCTTCTACACATACAACTGGCTATCTTATGTAACACATGCTGTTTATGCAGCTTTAGCCTTCCTGTTGCTGCACATCTGTAAGCCACCTCAATTTGACATACTCATTTTATCTTTAACAattgtggggcgatcgtggctcaagagttgggagttcgccttgtaatcggaaggttgccggttcgagccccggctcggacagtctcggtcgttgtgtcctcgggcaagacacttcacccgttgcctactggtggtggtcagagggcccggtggcgccagtgtctggcagcctcgcctctgtcagtgcgccccagggtggctgtggctacaatgtagctgccatcaccagtgtgtgaatgtgtggatgactggatatgtaaagcgctatataaatacaggccatttaccatttaaccaTATTAAAATTACCGCAGCTGGTAATATCAGTCTTCTTCTGACCACAGTGGTCTTGATTAATTTCCCTCCCTTTTATTTTCCGTTTCCCAGTATTTCATGTTCTGTGAGGTGTTACCTGGAACATGGAGACCCTGGCAATGAGCACGGACTCGTTCCAGCCAACGGCTGCAGTTAGCAAAAGACTGCTCACTAGTCAGGTCGAAAACCAGGCACAGCAGCGAAGGTTCCCCCCACTACAGAAAGGAACGAGTGGTGATGAGGTGGGAAATGTTGGTTTTTATATACAAGGAATGAGGGAAGTGGGACAGACATATGATTGGTCCCACATCAGCTTACTTTTCTCTACTCGTGTAGCAAATCAAATAATACTTTACTATGACAGGAGGTGAAGCTCTAGATGATGAATTTATCTAGTATcatgcagattaaaaaaaatccagggAACGAGTCTCACCATCTTCTCACAGGAATCCACTAATGTCTCCTTCCCTGCAGAGTCTATGATGTAGAGCTCCTGGTGGGGAAAAGCAGAGAAAGGGGGAGACGGACGAGTGTTATTCACGGGAAGTTAATCAAATTACTTCACATTATCTTTTATAAGGACATTAATCTTAGACCTACAATACTGCCAAATAGCATACTGAATTCAGATGAAGAAATAACAATATTATATGTCTGGGAAAGCTTCTTCCACACTGAGTGATGGATTCCAACTGtcagcattttaaaaacagactggcGGCTGCCAGTGCTtcccctcagcctcctagtcGACACAactatcaatttcaaaatcctacatGGCCTTGTTCTCTAGTTACTGCATTCACAAACTTAAGTGTCCATGCAGCCCACTTGGCGGGGTGACGACAATACTCCATCAGCCTTTTACAACCATGGCTGAGAGATGAACTTTAAGCTGTGGTTGGGTGGCTAATATCTGTTGCTTCATTCAACAAAATGTAGCCTCCACCTAGAGTCCTGCAATGGATTCTAGGCACATGGTTGGACTCACCACGCTGTCATTGGTCGCTGGGATGTTGATACACTTCATCAGCAGCTCCACGCCTGTTGTCTGCCAAACAAACAAGGCTACAAATGTTAAATTAGTTATGTGACGTAAAGCTAAAATAAACCTCTTCATGATGGATCTGGCATGCCTTTGTCATAAACAATCACTCTTTCTGTCACATTATGGGCGTGCCTGTCAAAATGCATTTACAATCTGCAACAgctgaagagaagagaagagaagagaagagaagagaagttTGTTGTCGGGGAGTTACCACTGTCTAGTCTGATGTATGGCAAATGTCAATACATGTTGACTGTTGTtctgatttggcgctatatttAATTGAATTTAAAGTATTTTAAGCCTTTAAATCACCTAATGTTATGGTAGCATTTGTTTGTAGCCATTCTGAACTGATGTACATATGTGTCATGttcagtttccttttttcttatcTGACTATTTAGCTTCTGATGGTCCACTATGTTCTAAGTTCTTGCTCCCTACTTTGTGCTGTTATTTAGAGGTAAGCAAGTATTTTACAAAGGACTTTTAGAACAATTTCACTAAAAACAGCTGCAACAGCAACCGAAACTGACATGACAGTAAACCAAAGCAAAAACAACTTGGCCATTAACTCAAAAAGGGAGTCAACAGaggccattaaaaaaaagaaaagaataggTATAACTgtaaatttttcttttttagagttATATCTActgtgaaagagaaaaaaactgactgtttatgtgaaagaaacacagaaacagtcaGTGtgagtttttctcttttgtcaAAACAAATAGCTGGTATAGCTGTTTACTAAAATGAATGTTGAATGTTCGTCACACAAAAGCAGCTGCAAAAATATTTCGAAACAATAAGAATGACACAAAAAGAGCTGTAGTGGCTGCAAACCTTCGTCCTCCTTTGCAAGGTGGAGGCAGCTGTTTTTTGAATCTGCCCCAAACTACAGGAAACATCAGCTATTTGAACTTTGGTCAAACTGTCTTAATGTTAAACAAACTGCTGAAGGTAGTTGGGATCTTTTAGTACAGAGCAAACAGAGGTAGCTGTTAAAGGAGATAAAGTGCAGGCAGTAGAGAGGAAGGACGATATCACGAAGTCACCTTCTTTACAGGCTACGAGATCTAAAGAAATCCTAAATGGACCAGATAGTTGCAGGCTGCCTTTCCCCCTCCAACTATTCACTGGTATGAGATCAGTGATGACCTTGAAGAAGTGAGTTGAGGTTTCTTCACATCAGCATCTAACTCTAAATTGATCTCATCTCCTGAGCTCACACTTAACGAAGCATGTCAAATGCAAGAGACTAAaatcctgcaaacacacacgcacacacaaacacaccgtggacactcactgcctctgtgaaatacacacacacacacctccgaCCAACATTTACTCAATTCATACACACGCGGAGTTCATAACAAGCATCCAGCAGTACACACACAGACCATGCTGCAGTCCCACTTCAGAGCAGTCTAATGAGCTGGTGTGATGCATAGGAAGCTTCTTGCTGGAATGTCAATGAGAGCCTATTAGTAGCAAATAAGCTTGGAATATTGCTAACAGGCTGTCTGACATTTTCAAAGGAGGACGTGAGCGGAATGGCTGACAGCCTCGGCTACCCTTCAAAATCAAAAGTTGAAGAACATGAGGGATGACTTGGGCGTCTGCAGAAGGATTAACCCTTCACAGCACCGGTTAAGCCCCATATAGAAACACATATTGTGTCCTGTTTCCATCAGCATTTAAATCTTAAATTGAAAGCTGTGGGACACAGTTACTGGTATTAGATTAGAAAGGTCACCTATGGAGTACCCCAGGGATCAGTGATTTACAATCATGATATCagttaacatttttaaaaatgacactaATTTATATTGCTCTAGGTTTTGCAGCAAACCTAGCTATTGGAAGAATCTGGAATAAAATAAGTAGAAGTAAAAGACCTTGTAAATACTTTGTTGTCCATTTATAGTTTTTAAAATATCCTATCCCTGTAAAAACACGCTAATCAGCTCCAGGAATGTGCACCCCAGCAAATTCACTCCATTCATCCAAAGGTCAGATCGTGCAGACCTCAAAGAAACCGCGAAAAAACCCAAGAGTTACATCTTAGATTATACCGGCCTCAGCTAGCATGCTAAAGGctaaagttcatgacagaaTAAAAACTGAACAAGTACGGCTTGTTTGCAAGGACTGCCAGGAGAAACCCTCTTTTCTCTAAAAACAACATGGCAAtacagcttaggtttgcaaagttgcatctccACGAACCACAAGTTGTCTTGAACAATATCCTTTGGACAGtagagaccaaagtggagatgacTGGCCATAATGTACAAACATCGaacaaaaatgaaacacaaCTCATACCCTCTGTCAAGCATGGCAGTAGAGGAGTGATGATTTGGACTTGTTTTGCATCTGGGCACCTGGCAAAGTATTGAGATGTATTCAGATCAGGACAAATCTAGGAAATCTAGagcagaacaacagaaaaaataaagaatcaaGGGGTTGCACAATGGCCCAGTCCAAGCCCAGATCTCAACCCATTTGAAATACTGTGGTCAAAGTAAGAAAACAAGTGGTCACAAATCTCAATAAACTAAAGCAAACTCGTAAAGGAAAAATTATTTTGAAGCATACGTAAGTTCAATAAGGGAGATCTGTAGTCACACATCTGTATGCTTGTCAGGTATTGGCGGCTAATCTAAGCTTTACATCACCTCCACTTTCCCACACTGTCAAGCTGATTGTGACATCACTGGTCTAGTCCAATCATCTTTCTGCCGGCCTTCTTTAGGCCAATCAGCCTTCACTCCACATACTTTAAATCTCACTGCGTATCTGTCATTCTCCTTTGCAGACGCCTTCATCtactccacctcctcctcatcacCGCCTCTCCTTAGTCACTCAGGCCCTATTCAAGCCTCCATCTTCATCTCCACCACCAGAGTCTAGACTCCAGGGGATCTTGTCCTAATCCCTATCACCACTGGGATGTTCTTCTGCTGTGATGGGTCATCGGAGTGTAGCCGCCAAATGCCTCAAATTGAATTCTTTACATCGACAAATCATGTTCAGTTCCTTCTAATGATCTCTCCTTATTGAACTACAATGATGCAGGAAattgataaagtcatacagagaatgattacttcaagttaGTGCTGCTAGAAGTGGTTcaacaagctactgaatcaatGGGCGTACTTAATTTTTTACAGGAGTGCAAAGAGTCCTGTTAAACAACCCAACTCAAAACACTGTTCAAAGTAACGAGAAGCAAAGAAAGGTCTATGGAGTCAGAACGAGAGGGAACATTAACGTGTTCAACAGTCCTGAGTAAGGGTTCTTCCTCTTGGGCGAAGCTCGGTAGATGTAAATATTCATACTTCTTGTGCAAATGTTGGAATTGAAGCCAAATTTGTACATTTCACTGTTACTACCCTCTTGAAAATACAAAGTAACTTCTGGATGAATAATTCGTGGTTTAAGagcttcaatttttttttcaaaagtcaAGTTCCTTTTACATGAAGCACTTTACACCAAGTGAGTTAAGaagttaaaaatatttcaactAATATCAGGCAAGCGGTTGGCTACAAATAGGTGTTTTAACAGTTGCATGGCAACAGCAAAGACTGTGACCAGCAATTCCCCATGAGCATTTCTTTCAGAGTATTCAGCTAATAAAGTGGTGTCAACTGGACACAGAGCCTTGATTTACTGGCACAAATGCAGACCTGAATTTCTCTCCACTTACTTTCAAAGTTGCATCACTTCTTCTCTTCTTATTTTCCTGTTTGCTATGTATTTGAAgattttcacacagctccaCCTGTATCATTTCTTTAGATCTACTCATATTAGCTGCATTAGTTAAGAAGATGTCTAATAGTTTGACCTGGCATTCAGCAATCATGCATGCTAGGCCATTACAAACTGTAAAGGCCTCCCAATTGCAGCCTCTTTCTACTTTGTCAATGACCCGCTAGTTCACGGtgaagagacacacacagcatcGCAAACAAGTGCCTACTGTATTAAGCCTATGCAGTATGAAGAAACTCAtccctgttgttgttttgtgtgtatgctggtgtgtgtgtgtttgctagtTAAGTACCTGTTCTGGTGGCTTTCCAGAATCCTGCTGTATTAATTATCGACATTCCTGTCACCTCAGAAGCCCCAAAACTGCTGACACAGCAGGATCTGAGCAACCACACAGGCgcatgcatgcacgcacacttGGCCTTTGTCCAGTAATTCATACACCAACCTGTTCTGTACCATAACCATTGCACGACTTTATGGTAAACTCACTAAATGTGAGTGGCTGTGTGTTGAGAAACCTGCATGAATATATATCCATACTCACGAGTTAATGCATGTACCGCACCTACACTTTCTTACTTTTGCAGTGCCCTAGCCCTTTAGAAAACTGAGGGAATCGCTGAACAGCCATGCCGCCATATATCACAGAGTCAGGTTAATGACATGGTTCCTTTTCTCGTGTAGATTAGCATAAATAATGCAGATTAGTCCTTCTCTGCGTCAGCATTAATTGCTACATTATGCTGTTGTGCACTTCAGTGAGTCCTGTAGTAAAGACCTCTGCAGGTCCTTGAAAAGCCTGCAAGAAGTTCCACTAAAGAAACTACATGCAATATAAACATAGTCCTCTATGACTAATATTAGACATGTTGATTTGCTATTGATGTATAATTACATCTTACTGTTTCATTAATTTGAAAATTCTACAGTTCTTGACTGATTGAGCAAATCTGAAGTAAACGACTACATGTGATTAACTGTGCACGGTTACTCACTGCTTAACTGCTATGCctaactccctgataacgactgtgtgatgactattcttcccgccccatgaaggacacctggattggctggaggactgtttacttagcctgataggccgaaggacactgtctcagctaaactatggacacgcacacacacacacttacactgataagcactcactcatccccctccctttccaacgccttcgatgcttgtgccctaccggggatgatagcagtcaactggaccagcacagatgctgcaggaccggatgcgctgtctacgccggctctctcttacccgttacccgcccctgttgcttgtctcgtgtttctatggtgtattgatagtcatgtgcttttgtgctgaggtgttttttcttttatcaaactgttctcccactaggagctcagtctgagtggagttttttttctcctcctcttacctcatgtagtgtattttcgttggttttttcctatcagcctaccttctgacatgtctgcccaatgtgatgtttgtgtaaagttggtcagaaggttcctttgtgagtgcgcatgcgccattagcgtgctgcctgctgtaacccctaatttccctcgggatgaataaagtattctgattctgattctataTCTATAAATACATGTAGAGTTCTAAGACCTTAATGGGTCTCAGGAAGGTTAATACTAGTTATCAGAACAAGTGTGCCTACTAAAGAAGCACATTTTGCCAATTACATGCTGATTAGCTGCTGCAGTGTCAGGCAGGACTGAACGCCTGGATTTCTGAGCACTTCACAGCACACAGATAACGCTATTCCCTACAAACTACTATCTATTCTGTGCTGGCAGTGAGCCAGCATTGCACTTCATGAGCTGCTCCTTCAAACCCAATTCACCTCACTTACCCAGCCTGAATACAAAAACATAAGCCTGTGGCTAGTCACGGAGTACACCCCGATCTGTAAATCCCTGAACAACTTGTTTTACAGCTCCATTCCTCTGCTGATTTTGTGAATGGAGTACAACACATCCCTACTTACTGTTATAAGACATGTTATGCTGCCTACCCCACATACACTGCAGTATCTCTGGCATTGGGCTCGCTTTCTCTGTGTTATGTGACAGTGCTACACCAGGGGGCAGTTTCTCAGATGTGGACTGCTGCAGATGTCACAGACAAGTAGTCATTCTATTATACTTTGTTCAAGCCTGCTTGAAGTCCACGTGAAGGACATATCCATAGCTGGTACATTGGTGCAAAAACTGAAAGGCGTGCTGACATGCGCTCCGAGCCTCACATTCATCCTTACACAACAAAAGTAGTGAATCGGACCAAGTGTATACTTAAATACACAAAGTATAGCAGCTCCTCTATATGAACCAGGGAtgccaaactcattttacatggcCACATTCAACTAATTATGATCTTCAGTGAGCCAAACCAGAAAAAATCCTTTCTGTCTGTGTAAAGAATTCTAACTACACATTTAAGCCCGGAGAAatcttaatattaaaaaaagaagagcaaTTTCAACATtatgtctcagtttttctatgagataaagaccaaaaaaaccaaaaacaaagtcAACAGTCAatagtgaaaaactgaaacttttCTGTAAATTAACCATTTATctattatgtctgtgaaggttctcagtcatccaggtcatcgtagtcaaaggagcttgcaaagaaaagcgtctggacttctttaagttgcttgaagacgtttcacctctcatccgagaagcttcttcagttctaaggtcaaatggtggagagtcccagatataaacctagtgggagtatccccccacagagggacaaaggaccccctgatgatcctctaatcgcctgagccaaggtgggaaactgggcgtgggtcccaatcagccagagttttgggtgtgttcattgtgaaacctggccccaccttatcatgcgaattcctgaggtcagatggcccaggatgtgagtgggcgttaacgcccactcacatctgggactctccaccatttgaccttagaactgaagaagcttctcggatgagaggtgaaacgtcttcaagcaacttaaagaagtccagacgcttttctttgcaagctcctttgacatttATCTATTACTTATTCACTTATAGTAATTAATTGGTTATAAGTAAGTAATTAAATGGTATAggtgtagtatgaatggccACGGGGGAGGTCTTTACcagcaggaaaagctgtaaaacgtaTTAAATTTATtccttattttaaatttttcaaaGCCCTCTAGTGGGCCAGTTTGGAATCTTTTCCAAGCTGATTTTGGCCCCTGAAGTCTTATGTTGACACCCCTAATATAAACTATCTAAAGATAAACCAAACTTCATATACACATGTCTATACACGTGTAAAGCGCCAAGTGTTGATTGCCACTGGTCCAGACCGGTATCACTGATTGCTACCATGGTAACAACAATAAAGCTCGCCATTTGCCAGGTGACAAAAATGATGTCAAACCGACATCACATCCACTTGCCTACAATACCACCTGAGTGTTGCTCCGGCCGGCCAAGTACCTTTTGATTTTTGGAACCTGAGGCACTGCAGGCAATCCAACCAATGCAGGTTGAAGATATGAGTGCCGTTTTTTTCTGCCATTTTAATGATATATCAGTACAATCCGCAGATTatgcagagaaataaaaaaaaaaaaaatgaggaaaaaaagaatatgCTTTTATAACTTCTATGCTTCTGGTTTTGACTTCTCCTGTACCAGTGACAATATGGAAATTTTGTCTGAGTGGCAACATCTATCGTTCAGGAGAATACGGATACCCCCACTGTATAAACTGAATGAAATGACCAATGAGCCAAACAAAAGACTGTCCTAACCCTTACAGATTAGTCTAAAGCaatgatgtcaaactcattttatacCGTTGGCCACACACACCACACGTTGATCTTACGCCTAACGAGCAAAACTTTCTGTCATTGTAAAGATGTTTAACTACAAATGATCACATAGAGAGCTGTGGTAGCTCACCAAACTGTCCTGTAtttacaaaacacattttttgttaATTCACAGTAAATGTTGATTTTGTTACATATTTCTATAGATGGTGTGGAAAAAAACAGGCACTTTTCTATCATTCAGTTGTTTATCTCCTAGTcaattccttttgttttgcattaataggaaaagctgtaaaacttatgAAAGGATGGCCTTATGTTGGACACATCTGATCTAAAGTATGAAGACTCACTTCACTTGTGGGATCAAACCATGAGCTTTTCAGTGACTGTGTGTTAATGCTCTCACCATGCTGTAATTCTTCTGGAAGAGAGTGCCATCGCTGTAGAACATATGAGAAAGAGCACTTTTGCCCACTGCAGCATCtcctacagacacacacacacggaagaATACAAATATAATGTCCTGTGGTTGTGTTTACGGTGTCGTTTTTgtgaattaataattaatagttTAATTTGTGTGTAAGGAGTTGGTTCTCGACAGAATTCATAATTAACCCCCCTCATTATCAGGGAGTTTTAGAGTTTAGTGTCTGGTTCACCATCATTTCTTTAAGTTGAAACATCATCACTCGGCAGTGATTGGTTTGTGTAAGCTAAATGACTGTAGCTACATGATAAAATAGACCCAACAAACGTCATCTTTCACATTTAGAATAGTATCAGGCTTGTATTTTTCGTCAGTCCTATAACAAGTAGGTTGAATCTGAAACATAAGAAGGACACAGCCTGTGGCTGGGGATGTTTCTGTAGTAAAAGGCTAGCTTTAGCCCCCGTTGCTTACATATCAGGTGGTGAAAACCTTACCGACCAGCAGACATCTCGCCCTTAACTTGACCATTACATGGGATGACTTCCGGTCTCTGTCAGGTAAAACTCTCTTGAAGCTAATCGAGCTATGTTTCTCTGTTTATCGGTCCATATGCGTTGGATTATCCTCCCTGCAGCCTCGGGAACATGGACACAAAGCGTCTCTTAGCAACCAGCCACGGGGATGTTTCATTGGTCCAGCCGGCGTGGACGTAACGCGTAATCGCGTTTTCATTGGCTTTCTGTGAGGACGTAAAGGAAGCAAAAGGCTACTTTTGCAGAGTGTGTAAGACAGAACTTACTGAAACAGTGTACAAACGTAAATACCAGTGTGCACAACCATTTATAACACCAATAAGCCGACTTGACAAAAGATTGATGGAGCTTGTTGAAGAACAGAGCAATATCACGTATAAAGCCTGAAGGAGAAAACAAGCGTGAGGTCCTTGCACATTCAGGCAATATACGGTAAGACCGCTAGAGGGCGGAATTTATTGCACCTACCAACGGCACCATCAATCATGGAGTTCAACGTTGTTGGGTGGTGGTACTGTTATACTGTCGTTTATTCGTGTAGAAGCATTCTAGTGTTTTAATAAGTGCTGTCGCACAAAATAACCCTTTAccaatatttattttcagctcacACACTTTATCATATAACGTTGATTAAGTTAATATCATGTTCTGGTTTAATGGTTTAATCACTGTTTTTCCGCCCACCGTCGATAAACGAAGAGCGCGTGACTCTCTGTAGTGGTCCAGAGTACgtcgctgtttttctttctttctttttttttactcggGTGTTTTGACGAGGAGCGCTCCGTCCGAGGCGTGACAACGGAGGCGCGTTCACGGGGTCGCCACCGGCTTCTGCGCTGAACTAAAGGGAGAAAGCATCACTATCTAGCACCATCACAAAGCTTTCTTTACCCACACATAACGGAGAAATATTAGAGGTACATTTAAAACCAACAGCACGAGAGAACAGGTCGCCAAAGGAGACCGGGGGTGGGGGGAGACGCGCATCCCAGCCGTGCAGATTCAGCGGTAGTACAGTAGTGGTGATAGGGAGCAGTTTCGGGGATTTTCCGTTTCGGTTACCCGGTGCTCCACACACCCTGTGCCTTTGAGCCAGCAgcggggagggagagagaggaggaggaggaccatGGAGGGGATGCAGGCATACGGAGCCGGGAAAGCCGGAGGAGCCTTCGACCCCGTCACCTTCCTCCAGCAGCCTCAGACCATTCTCCGCATAGTGTCTTGGGTGAGTTGGAGAcgtaaaaacgaaaaataactTTGTTCTTGGATACACAGTTAGCTACAGAGGCCACCACTTTTTAAATCGTTCATATATGTTGTCAAA
Coding sequences within:
- the ift27 gene encoding intraflagellar transport protein 27 homolog isoform X2; protein product: MVKLRARCLLVGDAAVGKSALSHMFYSDGTLFQKNYSMTTGVELLMKCINIPATNDSVELYIIDSAGKETLVDSCEKMWGEPSLLCLVFDLTSEQSFANCSRWLERVRAHCQGLHVPGVLVGNKSDLSARREVQASVAKEWAQSQGLEYHETSAKEMENCDAPLLCLARAFHSLYQEHRETIQNLNPA
- the ift27 gene encoding intraflagellar transport protein 27 homolog isoform X3, whose product is MFYSDGTLFQKNYSMTTGVELLMKCINIPATNDSVELYIIDSAGKETLVDSCEKMWGEPSLLCLVFDLTSEQSFANCSRWLERVRAHCQGLHVPGVLVGNKSDLSARREVQASVAKEWAQSQGLEYHETSAKEMENCDAPLLCLARAFHSLYQEHRETIQNLNPA